Within the Maridesulfovibrio zosterae DSM 11974 genome, the region GAGTCCCTGTATACGTCCGTTTTGCATCATGTTCATATGAAATGTGGTGACCAGATCATCCGCAGTATGTCCTAAAGCCAGTTGTGTCAGGTTGTATTGATCGCATAACTCAAAGAGTCTTTTGCGGCGTAATCTACTGCAATAGAAGCAGGCAGATTTATTTCTGTTTTCAGGTCCATGGGCACGTGGACCATAATCAGTAAGTTCTATATGAGAGGCCACTCCGTTTTCGTTGCACCATTTTGTAAGAGGTTTATGGCTTTCTGGCTCAAAACCTGGATTAACATGTAAGACAATGAGTTCTATATTAAAAGGAATGATTGCTTGTCTTATAAGCATTGTCCGTATCATGACAAAACTGTCTACGCCGCCCGAAACAGCGATACCTATCCGCGATCCTTCTTTTATCATTTCAGTCTTTTGCATGAGCATGCCAACTGTGGAGACACATTTTTTTTGGGCATAGCTCAGTTTTCCCCATTTCGCCATTTCTATTACTCCGAATCCATTTAATAAAATTGTAGAAAAAAAATTATTTTTATTTTAATTAGTGGTTGTTGCAGTTTAATATGTTTAATCTAGACCGTTTGAATAGAGTATTCTGCCTTAAAAGTGATTGACATGCAAGCTTGTAACGTTTATTTTAGCAAATTGCTCCGTTGATGAATATTGTCGTGAGTCTACTAATCCAAGGTGCTGTTTGTGCTAAAAAGGTTCTTTATTTTTCTGGCTCTTGTCTCCATTGTTTGCGGAGCCTTTTATTTAAGTTCCCCTGAAAAAACGGTGGAGCGCAAAAATCCTATCTGGCCTGTAGTTAATGATAATCAGGTTGACAGAGTGGATGTTTGTTTGCTGAATCAGAACTGTTTTTCTTTGGTGCGCCGTGCAGATGGGTGGAATATAGCCGAACATGGTTGGGCAAATGGGCCAATAGCGGATACTGTAAAGGTCAAAGCCTTGCTTACAGAGCTTGCTGAAGGGAAGGCTCTTAGATACCTTGGGAAAATTAGCAATAAATCTTCAGCTGAATATGGTTTTGAACTACCTCAGGTTCGTATAGCTACAGGTGGAGGGCAGGAACTCTCTATGATCATTGGAGGGGATGATCCCTCAGGTGAGGGGGTATTTGCCTTGAATTCAAAAGAAAAAGGAGATCTTTTTCTTTTGAGCCGTGATTTTGTCAAACAGTGTGAATATCCTGCGGAGTATTATTATAATCTTTTTTTAGTTGCAGGGCGGCCTGATAAAATCTCTTCCATTTCGTTGGGCAGAAGAGGCTCTTTTTTGTGGACACTCACTCGTCATGATGGGGAGTCTTATTTTTCCTTTCCTGCGCACCTCAATGGAAAACCTGTATGCTCAAGTGAATATGATTTTTTGATGCACTCATTGTTTGATACCCCCGCAAAGGGACTCGTATCATCCGGTTCATATGAACTTGGTGACC harbors:
- a CDS encoding tRNA lysidine(34) synthetase, which produces MAKWGKLSYAQKKCVSTVGMLMQKTEMIKEGSRIGIAVSGGVDSFVMIRTMLIRQAIIPFNIELIVLHVNPGFEPESHKPLTKWCNENGVASHIELTDYGPRAHGPENRNKSACFYCSRLRRKRLFELCDQYNLTQLALGHTADDLVTTFHMNMMQNGRIQGLSANEPFFKGKLNLIRPTLMLEKKYIKAAARQWELPIWANKCPSNNDTKRSEISKWLEDEWKNNPGSKNNTFNALRRWQLDLNTKTT
- a CDS encoding DUF4340 domain-containing protein, with protein sequence MLKRFFIFLALVSIVCGAFYLSSPEKTVERKNPIWPVVNDNQVDRVDVCLLNQNCFSLVRRADGWNIAEHGWANGPIADTVKVKALLTELAEGKALRYLGKISNKSSAEYGFELPQVRIATGGGQELSMIIGGDDPSGEGVFALNSKEKGDLFLLSRDFVKQCEYPAEYYYNLFLVAGRPDKISSISLGRRGSFLWTLTRHDGESYFSFPAHLNGKPVCSSEYDFLMHSLFDTPAKGLVSSGSYELGDPVLNIKVVFDDKKVEEVEVFEAKGHDDFYLANSTIQNGNFIIAKEHLRQLDKKSFQMRQRNILSVETGKIGSLRVLQGNQTFVGMKSDKLWINSVDKKSLLGIDMSLWRLNELKFEAEPESNLSVTSEKVMELELMNTEGIKMNDVTFYSDPELPAGQCWLSFGNSSLYFPVSNKLLEDLQGQIPLRK